In the genome of Pelagicoccus sp. SDUM812003, one region contains:
- a CDS encoding glycoside hydrolase family 97 protein, with translation MKTPLLTLLCFIAASASAASLQSPDGAFLLEYQTDSEGVLTYKLGYKGEPVVDQSRLGFELRIEGEQHALNSGFQIVEVIENEFDETWQTVWGEETEIRNHYRERLVRLRQEGSGIELDLRFRLSDDGLGFRYEFPEQSNLRHFVVTDELSEFAMTGDHTAFWIPGDYDTQEYDYTESRLSAIAELFDSAYTENASQTAFSKTGVQTALMLKTDSGLYINLHEAALIDYPAMHLNLNPETLVFESWLTPNAVGDKAYLQAPAQTPWRTIIASDDARDILASRLTYNLNEPCKIEDTSWIRPMKYIGVWWEMITGKSSWAYTDAAVPIKLGETDYTQLPRSERHAANTEHVKTYIDFAAKHGFDGVLVEGWNVGWEDWFGHEKDYVFDFVTPYPDFDVAELSDYARQRDVELIMHHETSSSVRNYERHMDAAYAFMKQHGYNSVKSGYVGNILPKGEYHYSQWLVNHYQYALEKAAEYEIMVNAHEAVRPTGIARTYPNLVGNESARGTEYQAFGGSKVNHVTVLPFTRLIGGPMDYTPGIFEMDMSKLNPENQSHVNSTIANQLALYVVFYSPLHMAADLPENYDRFLDAFQFIKDVPLEWEKSVYLEAEPGRFVTTARQEKGSKDWYLGSVNGSEQRSVSLKLDFLDTGERYTATLYRDAADAHYLDNPQAYEIETIPVSSQSTLQLSVASGGGFAISIVADR, from the coding sequence ATGAAGACCCCTTTGCTCACTCTGCTTTGTTTCATCGCCGCTTCCGCCTCGGCCGCCTCGCTCCAGTCACCCGACGGAGCGTTCCTCTTGGAATACCAGACTGATTCCGAGGGCGTTCTGACCTATAAACTTGGATACAAGGGAGAACCAGTTGTCGACCAGAGTCGACTTGGCTTTGAGCTTCGCATCGAGGGAGAGCAACACGCCTTGAACAGCGGGTTTCAAATCGTGGAAGTGATCGAGAATGAGTTCGACGAGACTTGGCAAACCGTCTGGGGCGAGGAAACGGAGATCCGCAACCACTACCGCGAGCGGCTAGTGCGCCTGCGTCAGGAGGGATCTGGCATCGAGCTCGACCTGCGCTTTCGGCTCTCCGACGACGGGCTCGGCTTTCGCTACGAGTTTCCCGAACAATCAAATCTTCGCCACTTCGTGGTGACCGACGAGTTGAGCGAGTTTGCCATGACCGGCGACCATACCGCTTTCTGGATACCAGGAGACTACGATACCCAAGAGTACGACTACACCGAATCCCGCCTCTCCGCGATCGCAGAGCTCTTCGACTCCGCCTACACTGAAAACGCCTCGCAGACCGCCTTCTCGAAAACAGGCGTGCAAACCGCTCTCATGCTCAAGACCGACTCCGGGCTCTACATCAATTTGCACGAAGCCGCCTTGATCGACTACCCGGCCATGCACCTGAACCTCAATCCGGAGACGCTCGTCTTCGAGTCATGGCTCACCCCCAACGCAGTCGGCGACAAAGCCTACCTGCAAGCCCCCGCCCAAACGCCTTGGCGCACGATCATCGCCAGCGACGACGCCCGCGACATCCTGGCCTCGCGCCTGACCTACAACCTCAACGAGCCCTGCAAGATCGAGGACACCTCCTGGATCAGACCCATGAAATACATCGGAGTGTGGTGGGAGATGATCACCGGCAAAAGCTCCTGGGCCTACACCGACGCGGCCGTCCCCATCAAGCTCGGCGAAACCGACTATACCCAGCTCCCCCGCAGCGAACGCCATGCAGCCAATACCGAACACGTGAAGACCTACATCGACTTCGCGGCGAAGCACGGGTTCGACGGCGTTCTGGTGGAGGGTTGGAACGTGGGTTGGGAAGACTGGTTCGGGCACGAGAAGGACTACGTTTTCGATTTCGTGACTCCGTATCCAGATTTCGACGTCGCAGAGCTAAGCGACTACGCTCGCCAGCGTGACGTGGAGCTGATCATGCATCACGAGACTTCGAGCTCCGTGCGCAACTACGAGCGGCACATGGACGCCGCCTACGCCTTCATGAAGCAGCATGGCTACAATTCAGTCAAAAGCGGCTACGTGGGAAACATTCTGCCCAAGGGCGAATATCACTACAGTCAATGGCTGGTGAACCACTACCAGTACGCCCTCGAGAAAGCGGCCGAATATGAGATCATGGTAAACGCTCACGAAGCGGTTCGCCCGACCGGAATCGCCCGCACCTATCCGAACTTGGTCGGCAACGAGTCCGCTCGCGGCACCGAGTACCAAGCCTTCGGCGGCTCGAAGGTCAACCACGTCACCGTGCTCCCCTTCACCCGCCTGATCGGAGGTCCCATGGACTACACCCCCGGCATCTTCGAAATGGATATGAGCAAGCTGAATCCGGAAAACCAGTCTCACGTAAACAGCACCATCGCCAACCAGCTCGCCCTCTACGTCGTATTCTACAGTCCACTACACATGGCAGCGGACCTTCCGGAAAACTACGATCGGTTTCTCGACGCCTTCCAGTTCATCAAGGACGTTCCCTTGGAATGGGAGAAATCGGTTTACCTCGAAGCGGAGCCGGGTCGCTTCGTCACCACCGCTCGTCAGGAAAAAGGCTCGAAAGACTGGTACCTCGGCAGCGTGAATGGATCCGAGCAACGCTCCGTTTCCCTGAAACTTGATTTTTTGGATACAGGCGAACGCTACACCGCCACTCTCTATCGCGACGCAGCGGACGCCCACTACCTCGACAATCCGCAGGCATACGAAATCGAGACCATCCCTGTAAGCTCCCAGTCCACTCTGCAGCTCAGCGTGGCCTCAGGTGGGGGCTTCGCCATCAGCATCGTCGCGGATCGTTGA
- a CDS encoding FeoA family protein, protein MKLKTLNDLTQGQSARISCYMPRYSAARRLMELGLMPGVTVRFVKTAPLGDPIALEVEGRHFSLRRQDAAQISVQSI, encoded by the coding sequence ATGAAATTAAAGACTCTAAACGATCTGACCCAGGGGCAAAGCGCCCGCATCAGCTGTTACATGCCGCGCTATTCGGCCGCACGTCGCTTGATGGAGCTCGGCCTGATGCCAGGTGTGACGGTTCGCTTCGTGAAGACTGCTCCTTTGGGGGATCCCATCGCTCTGGAAGTGGAGGGTCGGCATTTCAGTCTTCGCCGCCAGGATGCGGCCCAGATTTCGGTGCAGTCCATCTAG